The Vidua macroura isolate BioBank_ID:100142 chromosome 29, ASM2450914v1, whole genome shotgun sequence genome segment CGCTTTCGGGGCGTTCCGgtgtccccgcagccccgggcccgCGCGGTGTCCCCGCATCCTCCCAGCCCCGGTCTCGAACCCGCGGCGCTGCGGGGCGGGGGAAGCCCCGCCTCTTTCCCCGCCCACTCGATGGTTCTAGCTTTCTATTGGCCGCTGTTCGTGCCAGTCATTGCTGCCCCGCCTTTTGTTTGCACCGCCTCCTCTAAGTACCCCGCCTTCCGCACGCACTGATTGGTCAGGTGTGATGTCACTGCGGCCGCTTCTCTGCGTTCATTGGGTAGAGCTGCTGTCCGTCACGCAGCTGAGGCAGTGGAGGCGTTGGCGGCCATTTTGGAGCAGGGCGCGGGGCCGGACGCAGCGGAGGGAGCGCGGAGCCCCCCTCGCCGCCATGGCAGCCCCGCTCGGTACCGGCGCCTTCACGGAGGAGACCGGGCGGGAGAAACAGGTGGGGGAACCCCCGGGGGAGGAAGGGGGTGTCGGGCGGGCTCCCACTGGCTGGGCTGCACGTCCCTCTTTCCAGTCCTAAGCGGCGATTGGTTGTTTCTGTTGTCCGTCTGGCGAATACCGGGCTCTGATTGGCTGGAGGGGTTAGGGGTGGGCGGGATTTCCGGCTTGGGCTCGATGGCGGTGCgggtggggtgggatgagggCCCGGGATCGGCCCGGGATGGGCCCGGGATCGGCCCGGGATCGGCCCGGGATCGGCCCGGGATGGGCCCGGGATGGGCCCGGGATCGGCCCGGGATCGGCCCGGGATCGGCCCGGGATCGGGGGAATCGGGCTGGGATTAACCTGGCCTGGGGTAATGGGCTTGGGatggagggggctgggggctgagggagcACTCAGAGATCCTGCAGTGGCTTCAGGGGACAAAGCTTTGGGTGCTGCTGTCAGACTGCCCTGACCCTAAAATCCTGTTCAGGAACCCTCAAAGCTTTCCAGGATCCCCAAAATCCTGCTTGGAATTCCTGGAATCCTCCCCAGGATCCCAAAATCCTCCCCAGGATCCCCAAATCCTACCTGGGATCCCACAAAATCCTCCCCAGGAGCCCCAAAATTCTCCTTCAGGGCGATGTGGgaagggaaatttgggaatcCTGGACAGGTTTGGGCCTGAAATCCCGGAATTCCTGCCTGAAATTCTGGAATTTTTCCTGAAATCCCAGAATTTCTGCCTGAAATCCCGGAATTCCTTccaaaaatcctggaattccttcctgaaatctgggaattcctgtCTGAAATCCAGCCCAGGCATCATGTCAGCAATAATGTCAATTTTATTTAAtcaatgaatttttatttaattaaaatgtaaatgaatCGCGTACtaaataatgtaaattttatttcataaatacattttaatttaattaataaatgtaaattaaGAATGTAataatgtaaattttattttaaaaatacattctaatGTAatcaataaatatatattatccATGTAATAAATactgtaaattttatttaataaatacaatataattaataagtgtaaattattatttaataataataagtaAAAAAGTAATGTAAATTTTATTCAATACATTTTAGTTTAattaataaaagtaaattaatcatgtaataaataatgtaaattttattcaataaataaattttaattgaattaatAATGTAACAAATAATGTAAATTTTGTTCAAtaagcacatttttatttaataaagaaatttcaATTAATCACATAACAAATAATGTAAACTTTATTCAATACACAGATTTTAATGGAATTAGTGTAACAAATCATGTAAATTTTCCTCATAAACCTTTTTCCCATACACAAATGCTAATTGGATTCCTGGTGTAGCAGCCAGGTCAGTTGCAGTGAACAAATCCCTTTGTGtttctccccaggctgctgcgGAGCTCGGGGCCGTTTCCCCCGCCAGGGCCGAGCTCGAGGCCAAATaccccgggctggggctgcggCCGGGGGGGGCACAGTTCCTCCTGAGGAGGCTGCACAAGGGGGTGAGTGTCCCCAGCTGCCCCTCTGgcctggcagctgggcagggccagcaAGGCCTTGGCAGCACCGGGGTTCGTTCTCTGGGCCAGAAGTCCTGTTTCTGTAGGCCTGGCTCATCCCAAAAGTCCTGGTTCACCATCCCAAAAGTCCTGTTTCTGTAGGCCTGGCTCATCCCAAAAGTCCTGGCTCTGTCAGCCTGGCTCATCCCAAAAGTCCTGGTTCACCATCCCAAAAGTCCTGTTTCTGTAGGCCTGGCTCATCCCAAAAGTCCTGGCTCTGTAGGCCTGGCTCATCCCAAAAGTCCTGGCTCTGTAGGCCTGGCTCATCATCCCAAAAGTCCTGGTTCTGTCAGCCTGGCTCATCCCAAAAGTCCTGGTTCTGTAGGCCTGGCTCATCCCAAAAGTCCTGGCTCTGTAGGCCTGGCTCATCATCCCAAAAGTCCTGCCTCTGTAGGCCTGGCTCATCCCAAAAGTCCTGGCTCTGTAGGCCTGGCTCATCATCCCAAAAGTCCTGGTTCTGTAGGCCTGGCTCATCATCCCAAAAGTCCTGGCTCTGTAGGCCTGGCTCATCATCCCAAAAGTCCTGGTTCTGTAGGCCTGGCTTATCATCCCAAAAGTCCTGGCTCTGTCAGCCTGGCTCATTCCAAAAGTCCTGGCTCTGTAGGCCTGGCTCATCCCAAAAGTCCTGGCTCTGTAGGCCTGGCTCATCCCAAAAGTCCTGGTTCTGTCAGCCTGGCTCATCATCAGCTCAAACCTGGGACAGGTTTTTGTCAGGACTGAGCTCCCTGAGGACAGGACCGGGCTGTGCCttggctccagcccctccagggcagtgggatggcagtgctggggaggagcagagtGCTGGGGTGATGGGTGGGATGATGGCATGGATGGCATGTGTGGATAAGGGCTGCCCTTTGAGCTGGGAGGTGCCCCGGCCatggccctgcagctgggatggTCCAGGAAGGGCCTTGGAGGCAGCCAGGGTTTGTTCTCTGGGGCAAAAGTCCTGGCTCTGTAGGCCTGGCTCATCATCCCAAAAGTCCTGGTTCACCATCCCAAAAGTCCTGTCTCTAGGCTTGGCTCACCATCCCAAAAGTCCTGGCTCTGTAGGCCTGGCTCACCATCCCAGTGCAGAGGATCCTGTCAggctctgcccctgcagctgaGCCTCTGCTGGGAGGGTCAGCAGGTGTGATCCCAGATCTCACAGGTGTGATCCCAGATCTCACAGCTgtgatcccagctctgcagtgtgatcccagctctgcagtgtgatcccagctctgcagtgtgaTCCCAGATCTCACTCTGCAGTGTGATCCCAGCATTCCAGAGGTTTCTGTCTCCCTGGCACTCAGTCCCTGTTGCGCAAGGGCTGAGTAGGTCAAGGCTGGTCCCCGCCAGCCAAAGGTCCCATCCAGAGGCAGCTCAGTGTGTCAGAGGGTGCCTTGAGTcaggccaggagctgccacccagggctgggctgagtcACTGGCTCCTGGCCAAAGGCCTTTTAAACCTGGCCTAACTCCCTGCTTGGGTTTGCCCCTTGTGTCATGTTCTCATGGCCTGGTTTAGAGCAATCCCAACACTCCCTAAGGGATCCCCATGACTCTGCTGTTCCTATGTTCCTGCACTCCCAATCCCAGTTTAGCTCTCCCTAAAGGATCCTCGTGGCTCTGCTgatctcctgctcctgcacacccAATAACCCAAACATTTCTCCCTCTTCCAGCAAAAATACTTTGATTCTGGCGACTACAACATGGCCAAGGCCAAGATGAAGAACAAGCAGCTGCCAAGTGCAGGGCCTGACAAGAACCTGGTGACAGGAGACCACATCCCCACGCCCCAGGACCTGCCCCAGAGGAAGTCCTCACTGGTCACCAGCAAGCTGGCGGGGTAGCTTCACTCTCAGCTGGGGGCTGCcctctttttgtctcttttttttggcTAAATGGATTGAACTTCACTGTACCATAGGGATGGGAGCACCAGAATCCACGTAGTTGTTTGAGTCTTTCCAGCAAACACACCCCAAAGCTGAGTGGGGGCAGGGTTGGGTTGGCCCTTCCTCTCAAGAGAGGCTTTGCcttaattttgctgctgtttggatCCATCCTGGCTCCCAGAGCCACTGGAGCTCTGCCTCCTGGCTGGGAGAGCCCTGGGAGGGGCAGAGAGGGCTCGGGGGAGGCAcctggaggaggggagagggcagggctgaggtgtGGGAAGGGATTCCAGGGGTTGGGGTCACAGAGACTGagccagctgggcaggaggagtgATCCCACATCTCACAGGTGTGATCCCAGATCTGGAAAGAGTGATCCCAAATCTGGAAAGAGTGATCCCTGATCTGGCAGGTGTGATCCCAGATTTGGAAAGTGTGATCCCAGACCTGGAAATTAGGACCCCAGATTTGGAAAGTGTGATCCCAAATCTGCCAGGTGTGATTCCAGGTCTGAAGGCACAGTCAGGTGTGTGCTTTAGAGCTTCAAAGTGATGAAATTGgctgagatgaaaaaaattgcagggGGTGTTGTTGAGCTGAGCTGCCTGGGATCCGTCCCTGGCTCAGCTCACAGGGCACAGCATGTCCAGAGGGTTTGGGAGAGGGGTTGGGCCGTGTCTGAAACATCCCTGTGGTGATCTGGGGGTAGAGCCCCACCACAGCTGCCCCGAGGGGCTTGACTGAATTTGGAGAGAGGCAGGAGTGGCAGGAACCACCCAGAAAGGGATAAAAAGCACCAGAGACAGGGTGGAATTTGAAGGGTGTTGAGGCAAACCTGTGCTTTGAAAGTGTTGGGCATCCCAagcttggatttcttttttatcccatttttctccttcttgtgttttctttgtctcaagcctgaggaaaaaagaaaaaaaacaaaaaaaaaacaaacaaaaaaaaaaaacaaaaacccaaattaaCACCAACATCTcaacaaaaagccccaaatctAACAGCTttttgctgcagccctgcagagccacacATGCCCCCTCCTTGTGCCCTGGGTGCCACTTTTCCATGCAGTGGGAagtgtgggcacagctgtgccagggcatcccAAAACCTGCCCCAGTTTCAGCCCCGTACTGGAGGCACAGGGGTCAAAGGAAGGGATTCAGGAGTGAAGGATGCccgggcagggctttccttcTGTGTGTTCCTGCTCACCTGGGTGTTCCCTGGGaacctgtgtgtcacctgtgtcacctgtgtcacttCCCTGGTGCTGCTTGGAGCAAGGTGTTGCTTCCCAGGAGTGTTTACCCAGGGTGTGCTGGAATGTGTGTCTGCCTTCAGGTGGTTCCTGGATcctgctgtgagaagcagccctggggctgctcctggccactCTCTGGGGAAGGGACAAGGAGGGTGGTGGGATTGGCACCTGCCCCTTGTCCCCACAGGGTCCTGCTCTGGCCTCCAGCACTTTTCCAGCCCCTGTGTGACCTGGTTGGGCAGTGGCTGCACACCCTCCTTGGAtgtcctgctgtctgtcccAGCCATGTTGTAAATagatacaaatatataaaagtatatataatttttttacatgttCACCTCTTCTGGACTGCTGTGCTTGCTTTTTTATTAAACCCcagaaggggaaataaaacccaaaagaggaaataaagggAAGGATGCAAAGGGGCattgctgctctggggctgtccctgtgctgggggcgcagagggaggggacagcccccCAACCATGTGGGGACAGCCCCCCAAATGTCTGGGGACAGCCCCCAACCGTGTCTCTCCCTGCTTTTCCAGGTGTGCTCGtgcaggagggagaagggatTGGACAGCCCCGGATGAGACCCAGCAGGAGCAGTTCTGACCAGGGTTTggggccatggcaggggcttcttcccatcccaccccagagctgggtgGGCAGTGAAGGGGGCAGGGGGTGatgctggcagccctgcccaCCTCTCACAGTGCTGGGTGGgttggggggcactggggagggaTTTTATCAACACAAAtctgtgctccagctgccctcccCCACAGGGACATCCTTCCACGCTGTCCCACTGTGGCCACCTTTGTCCCCACTGTCACCCCTCAAGGTCTCTCCAGGTTAATTTTGGGGTGCAGGAGCACGGCCCCTCCTGCCTTTCTCCTGGCCATGTCCAGCCCCCTTCTCTCCCCACTGGAGGCTTCACCTCTGGCTTTTCAGCCTTGGCCTTTCCCCAGCCCCACCTTTCCCCTGGAGCTCTCCAGCCCAGCCGggtgtgtccctgggctgggccttGTTCCCAGGACTCTTTGGATTCCCCAGAACTGGGGATTCCCAAGCCCTGGAGCTCACCCAGGTCCCCAGGGACAcgcaggggacaggcagggacgCGTTGTTCCAGCTCGTGTTTGTGCTAAAGCTTGGCACCACCTCCCAAAAatgtgctgggtgctgccagagctccctgtgtcctgctcctgctgccaagaATTCTCTTCCCGACAAGGACACATTCCTTGGGGCCATGGGAAGGATGTTGAGAGGGACGAATTTCATCCTGCTGGAccccccagccagccctggtttggggggtggcagggggacaggagctggggacCCCCAGGGGGATGCACATCCCTGGTTTTGCTGGATCTGGGATATCTCCAGGCatggggatggggctgtgctCACCACAGCTTGCTCCAAACACAGCACAGTGAGCTCAGTGGGCTTGGAtttgtcccagtttgtccccaAAAATGCTGGCCAGGAGGTGGCAGCTCTCAGTGcctccctggggcaggaggagctgtgctctCCCAACTCTGGATTTTCAACCCTGAGGCACCCAAAACCCcactgctgggaagggcaggactTCCCTGGGTCCCTTTTGGTGCTGGGGGTTCAC includes the following:
- the LOC128820635 gene encoding alpha-endosulfine-like: MSLRPLLCVHWVELLSVTQLRQWRRWRPFWSRARGRTQRRERGAPLAAMAAPLGTGAFTEETGREKQAAAELGAVSPARAELEAKYPGLGLRPGGAQFLLRRLHKGQKYFDSGDYNMAKAKMKNKQLPSAGPDKNLVTGDHIPTPQDLPQRKSSLVTSKLAG